A single region of the Apodemus sylvaticus chromosome 7, mApoSyl1.1, whole genome shotgun sequence genome encodes:
- the LOC127690149 gene encoding olfactory receptor 7G2-like, with translation MNNMEKRNQTAFPGFLLLGLTEDPELQPVLVILFFSIYLVTIFGNMLIILISISDSQLHTPMYLFLSNLSLNDICLSTSTIPKMLVNIQENNQSITYKGCLTQTSFVLIFCGMENCLLAVMAYDRYVAICHPLRYTVIMEPCFCVLLILLSLLASVLDSLMHSLMVLRLSFCTHLEIPSFFCELPKILMLSCSDTVIDNILLYISSCIFAGIPLSGIVFSYIHIMSSILRMSSSEGKHKAFTTCGSHLSVISLFYGTGFGVYISSIIMDSSRKIAVASVMYSVVPQMLNPFIYSLRNRDMKDATKKFFSRMTSFL, from the coding sequence ATGAACAACATGGAAAAGAGAAACCAAACAGCTTTTCCGGGATTCCTTCTTTTGGGATTGACAGAAGACCCAGAACTGCAGCCTGTCTTGGTCATCTTGTTCTTTTCTATATATCTGGTTACCATTTTCGGAAACATGCTTATAATCTTGATTTCTATCTCTGACTCCCAGCTTCATACACCTATGTACTTATTCCTCTCCAATTTATCCTTAAATGACATCTGTTTAAGCACAAGCACCATCCCGAAGATGCTggtgaacatacaagaaaacaATCAAAGCATCACATACAAAGGCTGCCTCACTCAAACAAGCTTTGTCTTAATTTTTTGTGGCATGGAAAACTGTCTCCTTGCAGTAATGGCTTATGACCGTTATGTGGCTATTTGTCACCCCCTAAGGTACACAGTCATCATGGAACCCTGTTTCTGTGTCCTGCTAATTTTATTGTCCCTGCTAGCTAGTGTCCTGGATTCTTTAATGCACAGCCTGATGGTGCTCAGACTGTCATTCTGCACACATCTGGAAATACCAAGCTTCTTCTGTGAACTTCCCAAGATTCTCATGTTGTCCTGTTCAGATACTGTCATTGATAACATCCTGCTTTATATTTCATCATGCATATTTGCTGGAATTCCTCTCTCTGGAATAGttttttcatatattcatatcATGTCCTCTATTTTGAGAATGTCATCAtcagaaggaaaacacaaagcCTTTACCACCTGTGGGTCTCACCTGTCAGTTATATCACTGTTCTATGGGACAGGTTTTGGGGTATATATTTCATCTATTATTATGGATTCATCCAGGAAGATTGCAGTGGCTTCAGTGATGTATTCTGTTGTACCTCAGATGCTGAACCCCTTTATCTATAGTCTGAGGAACAGGGACATGAAGGACGCCACAAAGAAATTCTTTAGTAGAATGACTTCTTTTCTATGA